In a genomic window of Glaciimonas sp. PCH181:
- the rseP gene encoding RIP metalloprotease RseP, which yields MVFLQTILAFVVALGSLVIIHELGHYSVARLCGVKVLRFSVGMGKIVFSRRFGADQTEWAISILPLGGYVKMLDAREQDITGMSPADLKREFTRQSVWRRMAIVAAGPLANFILAILLFAGLYIHGIPEPTPKLRTVAEQTVAYQAGLRGGELVTAVNGQPIQIWSDLRWKLLQAALEKGSVKLDVQHPNTGPSGGNLLDTITLPLDSVRPKDLEGDFLGKLGIDLARPKAVLGRVMPDGPAMKAGLRDGDLITDVNGVAISDGLALVEKVRASPDKKLTIAGVRNGQKFQLDVTPERQEVKGETFGLIKVEVPLAPEMIVASSSPVAALVKGTQKTWDSSVLTLKMLGKMLVGQVSWKNITGPITIADYAGQTARVGAISYLSFIAFISISLGVMNLLPIPVLDGGLLLYYSVEVLTGRPVPQRFGEIAQRAGIGILLTLMAVAMFNDIVRLIF from the coding sequence ATGGTATTTCTACAAACAATATTAGCTTTTGTCGTTGCGCTGGGATCGTTGGTTATCATCCACGAACTCGGCCATTACTCGGTTGCGCGCTTGTGCGGCGTGAAAGTTTTACGCTTCTCTGTTGGGATGGGGAAAATAGTTTTTTCGCGCCGGTTTGGCGCTGACCAGACTGAATGGGCAATCTCGATTTTGCCTTTAGGTGGCTATGTAAAAATGCTTGACGCCCGCGAGCAAGACATTACGGGCATGTCTCCGGCTGACCTCAAGCGTGAATTTACCCGGCAATCTGTTTGGCGGCGCATGGCTATCGTAGCTGCAGGTCCGTTGGCAAACTTCATCCTTGCCATTTTGTTATTTGCAGGTTTATATATTCACGGCATACCTGAGCCGACTCCCAAATTACGAACTGTCGCCGAGCAAACCGTGGCGTATCAGGCCGGTTTGCGCGGTGGTGAGCTGGTGACAGCGGTCAATGGCCAGCCGATTCAGATCTGGTCGGATTTGCGTTGGAAGTTACTGCAGGCAGCTTTAGAGAAGGGTAGTGTCAAGCTTGACGTGCAGCACCCGAATACAGGTCCGTCTGGCGGTAATTTGCTGGATACCATCACTTTGCCACTTGATAGCGTTCGCCCGAAGGATTTGGAGGGGGATTTTTTAGGTAAGCTCGGGATTGACTTAGCGCGACCAAAAGCAGTGTTGGGCCGGGTAATGCCGGATGGCCCAGCGATGAAAGCTGGTTTGCGTGACGGTGATTTAATTACGGATGTTAACGGCGTGGCGATCAGCGACGGCTTGGCATTGGTTGAAAAAGTGAGAGCCTCGCCGGACAAGAAATTGACTATCGCTGGCGTTCGAAATGGACAAAAGTTTCAGCTAGACGTGACGCCAGAGCGACAAGAGGTTAAGGGTGAAACCTTCGGTCTGATTAAGGTTGAAGTCCCATTGGCACCGGAAATGATTGTTGCAAGCAGCTCTCCTGTGGCAGCTCTTGTAAAAGGCACGCAAAAAACCTGGGACAGCAGCGTTTTGACCCTAAAAATGTTGGGGAAAATGTTGGTTGGGCAGGTTTCATGGAAAAATATTACGGGTCCGATCACGATTGCCGATTATGCCGGACAGACTGCACGTGTCGGCGCAATTAGTTATCTCAGTTTTATTGCATTTATCAGCATCAGTTTGGGGGTAATGAATTTGCTACCCATCCCAGTTTTAGATGGCGGTCTTTTGCTGTATTATTCGGTGGAAGTTTTGACCGGACGCCCTGTTCCACAACGGTTTGGGGAAATTGCCCAGCGCGCAGGTATAGGTATTTTGTTGACGTTGATGGCAGTGGCTATGTTTAATGACATTGTTCGCCTTATATTTTAG
- the ispC gene encoding 1-deoxy-D-xylulose-5-phosphate reductoisomerase has protein sequence MQNITILGSTGSIGVSTLDVLALHPDRYAVYALTAHTRIQQLAQQCAQFKPQVAVVGNADSAKELSRLLLAKGLTTEVTYGEQALCDVASASGCDTVMAAIVGAAGLASSLAAAHAGKKILLANKEALVMSGQLFIDAVRSSGATLLPIDSEHNAVFQCLPESYQRDPAAMGVVKILLTASGGPFLHRSVETLDTVTPAEAVAHPTWVMGRKISVDSATMMNKGLEVIEAHWLFGAPASQIDVVIHPQSVIHSMVSYIDGSVLAQLGNPDMRTPIAYALAYPERIASGVVPLDLTAIGQLQFTKPDLNRFPCLKLAYDALLAGGSAATVLNAANEVAVEAFLNGKVGFRMIDQLIARTMDKLPVSDVTDINSLLEQDQLARSAVRAFIS, from the coding sequence ATGCAAAATATTACAATTTTAGGTTCTACAGGCTCAATAGGCGTTTCCACGCTTGACGTACTTGCGTTGCATCCTGATCGTTATGCTGTTTATGCGCTGACCGCGCACACGCGGATTCAACAATTAGCGCAGCAATGTGCGCAATTCAAGCCTCAGGTTGCCGTGGTTGGCAATGCAGATTCCGCTAAAGAGTTATCGCGGTTATTGCTGGCAAAAGGGCTCACGACTGAGGTTACCTACGGTGAGCAGGCTTTGTGCGATGTGGCAAGCGCATCTGGTTGCGACACCGTTATGGCCGCTATTGTCGGTGCAGCAGGGCTGGCATCCTCCTTAGCAGCGGCTCATGCCGGGAAAAAAATCCTTTTGGCAAATAAGGAAGCGCTAGTCATGTCGGGTCAGTTGTTCATCGATGCTGTTCGTAGCAGTGGTGCAACGCTGTTGCCGATCGATAGTGAGCATAATGCGGTTTTTCAATGTTTGCCAGAGTCGTATCAACGTGATCCGGCGGCGATGGGTGTTGTCAAAATTTTATTGACCGCTTCCGGTGGCCCGTTTTTACACAGATCGGTAGAAACGCTTGATACCGTGACGCCTGCAGAGGCGGTAGCGCATCCTACATGGGTAATGGGACGCAAGATTTCGGTGGATTCTGCCACCATGATGAACAAAGGATTGGAAGTGATTGAGGCGCACTGGCTATTCGGCGCGCCTGCTAGTCAAATTGACGTAGTGATTCATCCCCAAAGTGTAATTCATTCGATGGTTTCTTATATAGACGGGTCAGTTTTGGCGCAGCTTGGCAATCCTGATATGCGTACACCAATTGCATACGCGTTGGCATATCCCGAGCGTATTGCCTCTGGGGTCGTACCGCTTGACCTGACTGCCATTGGGCAATTGCAGTTTACCAAGCCCGATCTCAATCGCTTTCCTTGTTTAAAACTCGCGTATGATGCACTGTTAGCTGGAGGTTCAGCTGCTACGGTATTGAACGCGGCTAACGAAGTCGCTGTCGAAGCATTCTTAAACGGGAAAGTTGGATTTCGCATGATAGACCAATTAATTGCTCGCACTATGGATAAGTTGCCGGTGTCCGATGTGACTGATATCAACTCACTGCTTGAGCAGGATCAACTGGCTCGGTCGGCAGTTCGTGCATTTATCTCCTGA
- a CDS encoding phosphatidate cytidylyltransferase, whose product MLKTRVITALLLLAVLLPILYFNYFPGFAVVAVLFFAAAIWECARVFGAVGNRALAYALAAMVLLILVVVRGGGANIGLLFTLCVALWFLRFTPALGFGLPPLKSIGSHIVGFTYAISIFGCFLAILGLFLHSPLYLLSVMTIVWVADIGAYFCGKAFGSRKLAPSISPGKSWEGAIGGWLLVLLIAGLICVTPVAIPLADTFPVQLFNVWGWLGLVGVMTLLVVASVIGDLFESMLKRRAGVKDSSQLLPGHGGVLDRIDALIPVLPLVALLGFWF is encoded by the coding sequence ATGTTAAAAACGCGGGTCATTACAGCGCTGTTATTGCTGGCAGTGTTGCTGCCAATTCTCTATTTCAATTATTTCCCCGGATTCGCAGTGGTTGCCGTACTTTTTTTTGCGGCTGCCATTTGGGAGTGCGCCCGCGTTTTCGGTGCCGTTGGCAATCGTGCCTTGGCGTATGCGCTCGCTGCGATGGTGTTATTGATTTTGGTGGTTGTCAGAGGCGGTGGCGCAAATATCGGCTTACTGTTTACGCTTTGCGTCGCGCTGTGGTTTTTGCGGTTCACCCCCGCACTGGGATTCGGCTTACCACCGCTAAAAAGCATAGGCAGCCATATCGTAGGCTTTACTTACGCCATCTCGATATTCGGTTGTTTTCTTGCTATTCTAGGATTATTTCTCCATTCTCCGCTGTATTTGCTATCGGTGATGACGATTGTCTGGGTTGCCGATATTGGCGCTTATTTTTGCGGTAAAGCGTTTGGGTCGCGAAAATTGGCACCTTCAATTTCTCCCGGTAAGTCGTGGGAGGGGGCAATCGGCGGTTGGCTACTGGTGCTGTTAATCGCGGGTCTCATTTGTGTGACTCCCGTTGCAATACCATTGGCAGATACTTTTCCAGTACAGCTTTTTAATGTTTGGGGTTGGTTAGGCCTGGTCGGCGTCATGACACTTTTGGTTGTTGCGAGCGTTATTGGTGATTTATTCGAGTCAATGCTGAAACGCCGGGCCGGTGTCAAAGATAGTAGCCAGTTGTTGCCGGGCCATGGTGGTGTCTTGGATCGAATCGACGCACTTATCCCAGTGCTTCCGTTGGTGGCGCTGCTAGGTTTCTGGTTTTAA
- the uppS gene encoding polyprenyl diphosphate synthase, whose translation MTHSSSTLSVPINSAVPRHIAIIMDGNGRWATRRFLPRFAGHAKGVEAVRNIVEACATRGVEYLTLFAFSSENWRRPEEEVSLLMRLFVTALEREVGKMHNNGIRLRVVGDLSRFDTKLQEMIANAERKTVNNTNLTLTICANYGGRWDVMQAVQKMLAEGGSDTGVAFTEDQLAKHLAMAYAPEPDLFIRTGGEQRISNFLLWQLAYSELYFTDTYWPDFNGAELDKAIVSYQQRERRFGRTSEQLEKQKKAS comes from the coding sequence ATGACTCATTCAAGTTCGACGCTATCGGTGCCGATTAACTCGGCAGTTCCTCGGCACATTGCGATCATTATGGATGGGAATGGGCGTTGGGCGACGCGCCGGTTTCTTCCGCGTTTCGCCGGTCATGCTAAAGGCGTTGAAGCCGTACGCAATATCGTCGAGGCTTGTGCAACGCGCGGCGTCGAGTATTTGACTTTGTTCGCTTTCAGCTCTGAAAACTGGCGCCGTCCTGAAGAAGAAGTGTCATTGCTGATGCGTCTTTTCGTCACCGCGCTAGAGCGCGAAGTCGGAAAAATGCATAACAATGGCATTCGGCTCAGAGTTGTCGGCGATCTCAGTCGGTTCGATACCAAATTGCAGGAAATGATCGCTAATGCAGAGCGTAAAACTGTTAACAATACGAATCTGACATTGACCATTTGTGCCAATTATGGCGGCCGATGGGATGTTATGCAGGCGGTCCAAAAAATGTTGGCGGAGGGCGGATCCGACACAGGCGTCGCATTCACGGAAGATCAATTGGCGAAGCATCTGGCTATGGCTTACGCGCCGGAACCTGATTTATTCATCCGTACCGGTGGCGAGCAACGAATTTCCAATTTTTTGTTATGGCAACTTGCCTATAGTGAGCTGTATTTTACCGATACCTATTGGCCCGATTTTAATGGTGCGGAACTAGATAAAGCGATCGTATCCTACCAGCAGCGTGAACGCCGTTTCGGACGAACCAGCGAACAGTTGGAAAAGCAAAAAAAGGCTTCCTGA
- the frr gene encoding ribosome recycling factor, whose product MSIADVKKNTDLRMQKSLETLRADLAKVRTGRAHTGILDHVQVEYYGSPTALSQVANVTLIDARTIGVQPFEKKMIAVVEKAIREADLGLNPSTQGEIIRVPTPPLTEERRKEMVKLVKSEAEDAKIAIRNIRRDANEGLKKLIKDKECSEDDERRAQDDIQKLTDKAVSDVDKQVVDKEKEILTV is encoded by the coding sequence ATGAGTATTGCTGACGTTAAAAAAAATACCGATCTGAGAATGCAGAAGTCGCTTGAGACTTTGCGTGCAGATCTTGCTAAAGTTCGTACCGGTCGTGCACATACCGGTATTCTTGACCACGTTCAGGTTGAGTACTACGGCAGTCCTACTGCGTTAAGTCAGGTTGCGAATGTGACGCTGATTGATGCGCGGACTATTGGAGTTCAGCCATTCGAAAAGAAAATGATCGCCGTTGTCGAAAAAGCCATTCGCGAAGCCGATCTGGGCCTGAATCCATCAACGCAAGGTGAGATCATCCGCGTGCCAACACCACCGTTGACAGAAGAGCGTCGCAAGGAAATGGTCAAATTGGTAAAAAGCGAAGCCGAAGACGCAAAAATTGCTATTCGAAACATTCGTCGTGATGCCAATGAAGGTTTGAAGAAGCTAATTAAAGATAAAGAATGCTCCGAAGACGATGAGCGTCGGGCACAAGACGATATTCAAAAATTGACTGACAAGGCTGTTTCGGATGTTGATAAGCAGGTCGTGGATAAAGAAAAAGAAATTTTGACGGTATAA
- the pyrH gene encoding UMP kinase: MTKPAYKRVLLKLSGEALMGEDAYGINRVTIDRMVADVAEIAALGVELAIVIGGGNIFRGVAPGAQGMDRATADYMGMLATVMNSLALADAMRQAGLTARVMSAISIEQVVEPYVRPKALQYLEEDKIVIFAAGTGNPFFTTDTAAALRGSEIGAEIVLKATKVDGVYSADPQKDPTATRYTTISFDEVITKHLQVMDATAFALCRDQKLPIKVFSINKPGALRRVIMGEDEGTLVHV, from the coding sequence ATGACCAAACCAGCATATAAGCGTGTTCTCCTTAAGCTCTCCGGTGAAGCCCTGATGGGTGAAGATGCCTATGGCATTAATCGAGTGACCATTGATCGGATGGTTGCGGACGTTGCTGAAATTGCCGCTCTGGGCGTAGAGCTGGCGATAGTGATCGGCGGCGGAAATATTTTCCGAGGTGTAGCACCGGGTGCGCAGGGAATGGATCGGGCGACTGCTGATTACATGGGAATGTTGGCCACCGTGATGAATTCGCTGGCTTTAGCTGACGCGATGCGGCAGGCAGGATTGACTGCACGTGTTATGTCAGCGATCAGTATTGAGCAAGTGGTCGAGCCATATGTGCGACCAAAGGCCTTGCAGTATCTGGAAGAAGATAAAATTGTTATCTTTGCAGCCGGAACTGGGAATCCATTTTTTACGACTGATACTGCTGCCGCATTGCGCGGTTCAGAAATCGGTGCAGAAATTGTACTTAAAGCGACTAAAGTCGATGGTGTATATAGCGCTGACCCACAAAAAGACCCAACCGCAACGCGTTATACAACTATCTCGTTCGACGAGGTCATTACTAAACATTTGCAAGTAATGGATGCCACCGCATTTGCATTATGTCGGGATCAGAAATTGCCAATTAAGGTATTTTCTATTAATAAACCTGGCGCATTGCGGCGTGTGATTATGGGCGAGGATGAAGGCACGCTGGTCCACGTTTAG
- the tsf gene encoding translation elongation factor Ts: MAVITAAQVGELRAKTDAPMMECKKALTEAEGDMVKAEEILRVKLGGKASKAASRITAEGVVSAFIAGGVGALVEINCETDFVTKNDEFIALANACAKLVAENNPADVAALSALPLNGGTVESKRAELIGRIGENMSIRRFRRFETSVKLASYLHGTSIGVMVEYDGANEQVGKDVAMHIAAMKPVSLSSDQVPAELIEKERSVATLKAAESGKPAEIAAKMIEGSVQKFLKEVSLLNQSFVKNDKQTVEQMLKEANSSVKSFAMFVVGEGIEKKVDDFAAEVAATVAAAKQA, translated from the coding sequence ATGGCAGTAATTACTGCAGCACAGGTTGGTGAGCTGCGCGCAAAGACTGATGCGCCGATGATGGAATGTAAAAAAGCATTGACCGAAGCCGAAGGCGATATGGTCAAAGCAGAAGAAATTCTGCGCGTTAAGTTGGGCGGCAAAGCATCTAAAGCAGCTTCCCGTATTACTGCAGAAGGCGTTGTTTCAGCCTTTATCGCTGGCGGTGTTGGTGCACTGGTAGAAATTAACTGCGAAACTGACTTTGTTACTAAAAATGACGAGTTCATTGCACTGGCAAATGCCTGCGCTAAATTGGTCGCAGAAAACAATCCAGCCGATGTTGCTGCGTTGTCAGCTTTGCCTTTGAATGGTGGTACTGTCGAATCAAAACGTGCAGAATTGATCGGCCGTATTGGTGAAAATATGTCGATTCGTCGTTTTCGTCGTTTTGAAACGAGCGTTAAATTGGCATCTTACTTGCACGGCACCAGCATTGGTGTAATGGTCGAGTATGATGGCGCGAACGAGCAAGTCGGTAAAGATGTTGCCATGCACATCGCAGCCATGAAGCCGGTATCGCTATCGTCGGATCAAGTGCCTGCAGAGCTGATCGAAAAAGAGCGCTCGGTTGCAACGTTGAAGGCCGCTGAATCCGGTAAGCCTGCTGAGATCGCTGCAAAAATGATCGAAGGTTCGGTACAGAAATTCTTGAAAGAAGTTTCTCTGTTAAATCAATCTTTCGTCAAGAATGACAAGCAAACCGTTGAGCAAATGCTGAAAGAAGCAAATTCCAGCGTCAAGTCATTTGCGATGTTTGTGGTGGGTGAAGGCATTGAGAAAAAAGTAGACGACTTTGCAGCAGAGGTTGCAGCAACTGTTGCTGCTGCCAAACAAGCTTAA
- the rpsB gene encoding 30S ribosomal protein S2, which translates to MSVTMLEMLEAGVHFGHQTRFWNPKMAPYIFGHRNKIHIVNLEKTLGMYQEAMKYIRQLSSNRGNILFVGTKRQAREIIAAEAARSGSPFVDQRWLGGMLTNFKTIKTSIKRLKEMEASIADGSVENLSKKEGLMFQREMIKLQKAIGGIKDMGGIPDAIFVIDVGYHKGAITEAAKLGIPVIGVVDTNHSPEGVTYIIPGNDDSSKAIALYARGVADAIIEGRASAVNEVVELIKGNADEFVEVNNAQA; encoded by the coding sequence ATGTCAGTAACAATGTTAGAAATGCTGGAAGCCGGCGTCCATTTCGGTCACCAAACTCGTTTTTGGAATCCAAAGATGGCACCGTACATCTTCGGTCACCGCAACAAAATTCACATCGTCAATCTGGAAAAAACCCTTGGTATGTATCAAGAGGCGATGAAGTATATTCGCCAATTGTCATCCAATCGCGGCAACATCCTGTTTGTCGGCACCAAGCGTCAAGCGCGCGAAATCATTGCTGCTGAAGCTGCACGTTCAGGTTCGCCATTCGTTGATCAACGTTGGTTGGGCGGCATGCTGACTAACTTCAAAACGATCAAGACTTCAATCAAGCGCCTGAAAGAAATGGAAGCATCGATTGCTGACGGTTCAGTTGAGAACCTGAGCAAAAAAGAAGGTTTGATGTTCCAGCGCGAAATGATCAAGCTGCAAAAAGCTATCGGCGGTATTAAAGATATGGGCGGTATTCCTGACGCAATCTTTGTTATCGACGTTGGCTATCACAAAGGCGCAATCACTGAAGCCGCAAAACTGGGTATCCCGGTTATCGGCGTGGTCGATACTAACCACTCACCAGAAGGCGTAACTTACATTATTCCTGGTAACGATGATTCGTCTAAAGCAATCGCTTTGTACGCACGTGGTGTTGCAGATGCAATCATTGAAGGCCGTGCTAGCGCCGTCAATGAAGTAGTTGAACTGATCAAAGGTAACGCTGATGAGTTCGTTGAGGTAAACAACGCACAGGCGTAA
- the map gene encoding type I methionyl aminopeptidase produces MSSISIKTPEDIAGMRIAGKLASEVLDYITPHVKVGVTTGELDRLCHEYMMNVQGTIPAPLNYCPPGYTPYPKAICTSVNDVICHGIPGDKVLKNGDVVNLDITVIKDGYHGDTSRMFYAGEPSIMAKRLGDITYECMWLGIAKIKPGAHLGDIGHVIQQHAEKAGYSVVREFCGHGIGKVFHEEPQVLHYGRPGTLERLEAGMIFTVEPMINAGRRDIREMGDGWTIRTKDRSLSAQWEHTVLVTETGYEILTTSAGAPPPPAFITPVVTAA; encoded by the coding sequence ATGTCCTCAATTTCCATTAAAACGCCTGAAGATATCGCCGGCATGCGCATTGCTGGCAAGCTTGCCTCTGAAGTGCTTGATTACATTACGCCGCACGTCAAAGTTGGCGTGACGACCGGCGAACTTGATCGCCTTTGCCACGAGTACATGATGAATGTGCAAGGCACCATCCCGGCACCGCTGAATTATTGCCCACCAGGCTACACGCCCTATCCGAAGGCCATCTGCACGTCGGTAAACGACGTCATCTGCCATGGTATTCCGGGCGACAAAGTGTTAAAAAATGGCGACGTAGTGAATCTTGACATTACGGTCATTAAAGATGGCTACCATGGCGATACCAGCCGGATGTTTTATGCTGGCGAACCATCAATCATGGCCAAACGCCTCGGCGACATCACCTACGAATGTATGTGGCTAGGGATTGCCAAAATCAAACCAGGCGCGCATTTAGGCGATATTGGCCACGTGATTCAACAGCATGCAGAAAAAGCTGGCTACAGCGTGGTTCGCGAGTTTTGTGGACATGGAATCGGTAAAGTCTTCCATGAAGAGCCACAAGTTCTGCATTACGGTCGCCCCGGCACACTTGAGAGACTAGAAGCCGGGATGATTTTTACGGTCGAGCCGATGATCAATGCCGGACGTCGCGACATTCGCGAAATGGGCGATGGCTGGACTATCCGCACCAAAGACCGTAGTTTGTCAGCGCAGTGGGAACATACCGTGCTGGTGACCGAAACGGGCTATGAAATCCTGACAACATCGGCTGGCGCACCGCCGCCACCGGCATTTATTACACCAGTCGTTACTGCCGCATAA
- a CDS encoding [protein-PII] uridylyltransferase, with amino-acid sequence MPTLAKTLKNQLRNERQAVITAFLEDGKPEPLLKQLRQSVDTALTLAWKVLQLPASAALVAVGGYGRGELFPYSDVDLLILLDAAPDAQLKNSLEQLVQLFWDIGLEIGHSIRTIDECMTEAAADITVKTSLLEARLVTGNKRLFSALQERYNAAMDPRAFFQAKKLEMRQRHVKFEDTAYSLEPNCKESPGGLRDLQVILWVAKAAGLGDSWSKLAKRSLITAAEARQLTQKERAFKDIRIRLHIYTNRREDRLVFDVQTPIAETLGFKTTETRRASEYLMQRYYWAAKAVTQLNLVLLQNIEAQLFPQPIVPQPINERFNQINGLIDIASEDQFEVTPSSMLELFLLIAQDIHIRDMTVRTRRALWHARLKIDTAFRRNPYNRSLFLQIIQAPQGITHALRAMNQTGILGRYLPNFRRIVGQMQHDLFHVYTVDQHILMVVRNVRRFTMSEHAHEYPFCSQLIANFSRPWILYVAALFHDIAKGRGGDHSQLGMADARQFCQQHGISEEDTELVVFLVQQHLTMSHVAQKQDMSDPDVILSFVNTVKDERHLTALYLLTVADIRGTSPKVWNAWKGKLLEDLYRITLRVLGGETPSTDRELKNTQEDAMRTLRLYGLPNDAHEPLWKQLDVAYFLRHDAPDIAWQTRSFYTLVDSPKPIVKARLAPIGEGLQVAVYTRDEADLFARICSYFDSKNFSILDAKIHTTKHGYALDTFLLSAPLFAKHYRDIINLIEHELTTQLEARGPLPAPTQGRLSRLSRTFPVTPTVDLRPDDRGQYYLLAITANDRAGLLYLIANVLAKYKINLHTAKIMTLGERVEDVFLVDGSALNHSRSQLQLETDLLDALQI; translated from the coding sequence ATGCCGACACTTGCCAAAACCTTAAAAAATCAACTCAGAAATGAACGGCAGGCAGTCATCACTGCTTTTTTAGAAGACGGCAAACCAGAGCCGCTTCTCAAGCAATTAAGGCAAAGTGTTGACACAGCATTAACTTTGGCATGGAAAGTATTACAGCTGCCCGCCTCCGCTGCATTAGTTGCCGTAGGCGGTTATGGGCGTGGTGAGTTATTTCCTTATTCCGACGTTGACCTCTTGATATTGTTGGATGCTGCACCGGATGCCCAATTAAAAAATAGCCTGGAACAACTAGTCCAATTATTTTGGGACATCGGCCTGGAAATTGGCCACAGCATCCGTACCATCGACGAATGCATGACCGAAGCAGCAGCGGATATCACAGTAAAAACCAGCCTGCTAGAAGCCCGACTGGTCACCGGCAACAAGCGCCTGTTCAGCGCGTTACAAGAACGCTATAACGCCGCGATGGACCCGCGTGCTTTTTTTCAGGCAAAAAAACTGGAAATGCGCCAGCGCCATGTAAAGTTTGAAGATACAGCTTACAGTCTTGAGCCAAACTGCAAGGAAAGTCCGGGCGGTCTGCGCGATTTACAAGTCATTTTATGGGTGGCAAAAGCTGCTGGCCTAGGCGATTCGTGGAGCAAACTCGCCAAGCGGTCGCTTATTACCGCGGCTGAAGCGCGACAGTTGACCCAAAAAGAACGCGCTTTTAAAGATATCCGTATTCGCTTGCATATCTATACCAACCGGCGTGAAGATCGCCTGGTTTTCGATGTCCAGACACCGATTGCGGAGACGCTTGGCTTCAAAACGACGGAAACCCGGCGCGCCAGTGAATATCTGATGCAGCGGTATTACTGGGCTGCCAAAGCAGTGACCCAGCTGAATCTGGTTCTCTTGCAAAATATCGAAGCGCAGCTGTTTCCACAACCTATCGTTCCGCAGCCGATCAATGAGCGCTTCAATCAAATCAACGGACTGATTGATATCGCCAGCGAGGATCAGTTCGAGGTCACGCCATCGAGCATGCTAGAGCTATTTCTGCTGATCGCACAGGATATCCATATCAGGGATATGACCGTGCGTACGCGTCGCGCGCTATGGCATGCACGCTTAAAAATCGATACCGCGTTCCGCCGCAATCCCTACAATCGGTCATTATTTCTACAGATTATTCAAGCACCGCAAGGCATTACACATGCATTACGAGCGATGAACCAGACCGGGATTCTGGGGCGCTATCTTCCTAACTTTCGGCGTATTGTCGGGCAGATGCAGCATGATCTGTTTCATGTCTACACCGTCGATCAGCATATCCTGATGGTGGTGCGAAATGTACGCCGCTTCACCATGAGCGAGCACGCACATGAGTATCCGTTTTGTAGTCAATTGATTGCGAACTTTTCGCGCCCATGGATACTGTATGTCGCTGCCTTGTTCCACGATATCGCCAAAGGTCGTGGCGGTGATCATTCGCAATTAGGCATGGCGGATGCCAGACAATTTTGCCAGCAGCATGGCATATCCGAGGAAGACACAGAACTCGTTGTGTTTCTGGTGCAGCAGCATTTAACGATGTCACACGTAGCGCAAAAGCAGGACATGTCGGATCCCGATGTCATTCTGAGTTTCGTCAATACGGTAAAAGATGAGCGCCATCTGACAGCGCTTTACTTGCTGACGGTGGCCGATATTCGCGGCACCAGCCCTAAAGTGTGGAACGCCTGGAAAGGCAAACTGCTGGAAGATTTATATCGCATCACGTTACGTGTTTTAGGTGGCGAAACGCCCTCCACCGACCGTGAATTAAAGAATACGCAAGAAGATGCAATGCGCACGTTGCGGCTGTATGGCCTGCCCAATGATGCGCATGAGCCTTTGTGGAAGCAGTTGGATGTCGCGTACTTTTTACGCCACGACGCACCAGATATCGCATGGCAGACACGTTCTTTTTATACACTGGTCGACAGCCCAAAACCTATCGTCAAAGCCAGACTAGCCCCGATTGGTGAAGGCTTGCAGGTCGCTGTTTACACAAGAGATGAAGCCGATTTATTCGCGCGTATTTGCAGTTACTTCGACAGCAAGAATTTCAGCATTCTGGATGCCAAAATTCATACAACCAAGCACGGTTATGCACTGGATACATTTCTATTAAGTGCGCCATTATTTGCGAAGCACTACCGCGATATCATTAACTTGATTGAGCATGAACTGACGACGCAACTGGAAGCACGTGGCCCGCTGCCAGCACCGACGCAAGGACGCTTATCCCGTCTGTCGCGCACCTTTCCGGTGACACCGACAGTGGATCTTCGTCCTGACGATCGGGGGCAGTATTATCTGCTGGCGATTACGGCGAATGATCGAGCTGGTCTGCTGTATTTGATTGCTAACGTGCTGGCGAAATACAAGATTAATTTGCATACGGCGAAGATTATGACGTTGGGGGAACGCGTCGAAGACGTGTTTTTGGTTGATGGCAGCGCGCTCAACCATAGTCGTAGCCAGTTACAACTCGAAACCGATTTGCTGGATGCATTGCAGATTTAA